One window of the Streptococcus parasanguinis ATCC 15912 genome contains the following:
- a CDS encoding glycosyltransferase family 39 protein → MLSKSKRILFGMLHVIMLLVMVHWFLISVTYLREISWLAILGAGLLFLLAWLKRDGLKSAFAWLTRHKKGFLLGAVVFQLIVMVCAELFIRRDAAVVFKGAFDLLKQSSITNYLSRNPNNIPLFLYEKFFYVLFGSSGLWVMQALNILYVNLGAVLLYKLSQKHFNQKTADLVYLFYVSLICYSPYFYSMYTDIPPLPLIALQLWWALDLLKEDQAVSWKKIVGLGILSGVTMLIRPTTIIVMIAFWAVLFFRGNWKVFGKIATVTVMTTGFVFAGLNTAVNHQRVVPILKQEGLAKGPLLFINLGLTDMGHNQEDMKEGLLAYIDEDKRSDYNNGLFKKENVIKEIKRRLKEYGPFGLIGHIYYKQSLTVAEGTLGWLYRDVEYEKTPFINPLYAPLTKNNGLAKWVRTYFLSIDHPQYKYYEFVKQVIWIVLSAGLVGAYLKRRDTDDFNFLSLAVFGGLLFLTIFEGGKTRYLIQFLPQILLVASIGLAGFTKKENT, encoded by the coding sequence ATGTTATCGAAAAGTAAACGTATTCTATTTGGGATGCTTCATGTTATCATGTTGCTAGTGATGGTCCACTGGTTCTTGATCAGTGTGACCTATCTGAGAGAGATTTCATGGCTAGCCATTTTAGGTGCTGGATTGCTATTTCTGCTAGCCTGGTTGAAACGCGATGGGCTAAAGAGTGCCTTTGCTTGGTTAACCCGGCACAAAAAAGGCTTCTTGCTTGGAGCAGTTGTCTTTCAGTTGATTGTTATGGTCTGTGCGGAGCTCTTTATTCGTCGGGATGCTGCGGTTGTTTTCAAAGGGGCTTTTGATCTTCTTAAGCAATCCTCTATCACCAACTACCTCAGTCGCAATCCCAATAACATTCCGCTCTTTCTTTACGAGAAGTTTTTCTATGTCTTATTTGGCTCTAGCGGTCTGTGGGTCATGCAGGCTCTCAATATCCTCTATGTCAATTTGGGTGCAGTCCTCTTGTACAAGCTGTCCCAGAAGCATTTCAATCAAAAAACGGCTGATCTAGTCTATCTCTTCTATGTGAGCTTGATCTGTTACTCGCCGTATTTCTATTCCATGTATACAGATATTCCGCCGCTTCCTTTGATCGCTCTTCAATTATGGTGGGCCTTGGATCTCTTAAAGGAAGATCAAGCAGTCTCCTGGAAGAAGATTGTTGGTTTGGGAATCTTATCTGGCGTGACCATGTTGATCCGTCCAACGACCATTATTGTCATGATTGCCTTTTGGGCTGTGCTTTTCTTCAGAGGAAATTGGAAGGTCTTTGGCAAGATTGCTACGGTGACAGTCATGACGACGGGCTTTGTCTTTGCAGGGTTGAATACGGCGGTCAATCATCAAAGAGTTGTGCCAATCTTGAAACAAGAAGGGCTGGCTAAAGGACCGCTCTTGTTTATCAATCTGGGCTTGACGGATATGGGGCACAATCAAGAAGATATGAAAGAGGGCTTGTTGGCCTATATTGATGAGGATAAGCGCTCGGATTACAACAATGGCCTCTTTAAAAAAGAAAATGTGATCAAAGAAATCAAGCGCCGTCTCAAGGAGTACGGACCGTTCGGTTTGATCGGGCATATCTACTACAAGCAATCCTTGACGGTAGCAGAAGGGACCCTAGGTTGGCTTTACCGAGATGTAGAGTATGAGAAGACGCCTTTTATCAATCCTCTCTACGCACCCCTGACTAAAAATAATGGTCTGGCCAAATGGGTGCGGACCTATTTCCTCAGCATTGATCACCCGCAGTACAAGTATTATGAATTTGTCAAGCAGGTGATCTGGATCGTCCTATCGGCTGGTTTGGTTGGAGCTTATCTCAAACGTCGAGATACAGATGACTTTAACTTCCTTTCCTTAGCGGTCTTTGGTGGTTTGCTCTTCTTGACCATCTTTGAAGGTGGGAAGACCCGCTACCTCATCCAATTCTTACCGCAAATTTTACTAGTCGCTTCGATCGGTCTAGCAGGATTTACCAAGAAAGAAAATACCTAA
- a CDS encoding DUF3592 domain-containing protein, which produces MILKVKSGIIVLIVYFPACGGVSSRGERYQKAFTYAYFRETSSKSRQTNVFDRTYVLGAAKNLDLRMIFPIGFPMTVFYNPVDPQIGFVERYAGLVGFYKIGMILTVGIYLVLLCILILVF; this is translated from the coding sequence GTGATTCTCAAAGTAAAATCTGGTATAATTGTATTAATTGTTTATTTCCCTGCCTGTGGTGGAGTATCAAGTCGGGGCGAAAGATATCAAAAGGCCTTTACCTACGCTTATTTCAGAGAGACTTCTTCTAAGTCAAGACAAACCAATGTTTTCGATAGAACCTATGTTCTTGGAGCAGCTAAAAATCTGGATTTGCGGATGATATTCCCAATTGGGTTTCCTATGACAGTCTTTTATAATCCAGTCGACCCACAGATTGGTTTTGTCGAACGGTATGCCGGCTTAGTCGGTTTCTATAAAATCGGAATGATTCTAACAGTTGGAATTTATCTTGTATTATTATGTATTTTAATACTAGTATTTTAG